aatcatcacagttaaaagaaccaacgacttaaactacttcagtctgtgtgcactgaatttctttaatacacaattttgttgaattactgaaataaattaatttatttgagatgcacctgtgtttTGGGCCGCCGTATTGACCGCACATACGGAAAGCTACATACATCAGATTCAGACTGACCCAAATACATGTATTAGTGCTGGAAACAGGGCCATAAAACACAGCAACACACACTCAGGTGCAGGAACTAGACTCAGAGTAATGTGAAGCCATAGGCCGCATCTGAAATTTTCCTACACACTCCATACACTTCCTTTTGAACGTTCAAATGCAGTACAGTGAAAACACGACCCGTCCTGAATGTTGATAATTGCATGGAAGAACATCATCTCATGCCATCTGTACTTCTGCTGAAATCAAGAGACTGATGTTAACAGACGAAAACAATCACAGCTACAACCAGAACGATCAGGAAATCATGTTGTATGATGCAGACAAGTGTCTCGACATGTGAAGGAACTGCATGTATCGACAGCCCACtgccccgcacacacacacacacacacacacataaacacacacgccCAGGACTGTGATGGATGTGATGTGTGAAGGAAGTCCACCCTTCTCTGGCCGAACCCCATTCGAGAGGCATTTCTGCTGCATCAGGATGTTTTAACACAACATCTGAGgatgaataacacacacacacacacacacacacacacaccagacataTGATGAGCATcacatatagacacacacacacacaccacccaaGACTCCGTCAGGACAGCAGACCTGAGTACCgcagtctacacacacacacacacacacacacacacacactttacactCATGTACACACGCGCACACCGAGCCCTGTCCGTGAAATGCCGTCAGTCGCTCACCGGCGCTCTTGTCTTTGCTCTCCATCTCCCGTCGTGCTGCTGTCGGTCACAAAGGGTGAAGATGCCGATGATGAAGACACGTTGTTCGCTGCGTGCGTGCGTCCGCTTCGCGTCGGTTCCTGACTCGCGCGGGGCGCGACTCTCACGTGAGAGCAGCTTTCGATCACTTCACGCGCCGTCCGGTGCTGAGGAGACAGCGGAATCACGGGCGTGGCGTGTGTTGTTGATGCTGCAGCGCGCGAGTGTGTGTCTGACCGGGGCTCGTTCCGCGCGCCGTTAACGGGAGCTGCCGCAGCTCACACGGGCGTGACGTCGGCGCAGGTGTCATGTGACGCATCAACTTCACCAAATGATACAAACCATATAAAATTGTATTCTCACGGTATAGGCTACtccttatattaatattaattaatatagagcaataaaaaaagagagagagattatattCCCCACTTTTGACATGAGTGGTTTTATTATGGCTgtagttatgtttttattttccagagaatgtatattaaaaattaaaatgtaaataataataataaaaatataacttcaTGTagtatcaaataaataattattatcattattatatactgcaaaagTATGCATATAGCTTATTTACTTTTACGTTCATGTTTGctatataaaaaatgtagggATATTATAAAATATCCttataaatatttacttataatAAGGTTCAAAATAGCATTGTATTTCCATGTTATCGTGATCCAAAATAtaatgggatttatttattttttaatttattttgttattatgttattttatttattacgaTTTTACcttttaatttacagtgaaatGAGAGTAACATTATGGTAAATTGGTTTTAGTCTGACAACAAAAATAGAAAGTATTGGCATTAATGGTTGTAAGTTTTGAAATTAAGAAAATTTATTTCCAATCAGTAGCCTATTTTGgataaatgcaaatgaaatgaatgaatgaaatagcCTATATAGATAAAACTAAAgtcataatgatttaataatgtttgattttaataacatttttaaaaagtattatatgttatagacaattaaaaaaaatgcgaCTGTATTATCTTGGATTGAAAATATAAGGAGGacaacattaattttaaatgcttttaaaaaaaattaaaaatatatttgaaaatactacatatatatatatatatatatatatatatatatatatatatatatatatatatggttgcaATGGCACATTGAAGTTACAAATGACCACACTTCTCTTATGTTAAAAGTCTTTGTGTCAACAAAACTGAaatcctctctctctcatacacacacacacacacatacacagcggTGTGTAAGTCGCAGGTGCTACACACAGGTGCTGAGACAGCAGGAAACAAAAATAACCTGGCATGGCCCACTCAAActcacattcatatataaaactgCGCTGGATTATTTTGGTATTCAGCTGCTTAAGCAAAACTAAATAAGCAGATGTGTCACACCTAAATGAGCGCAAAAGACTTGAAACTCCACCTTCTTCAGGTCAGCAATCTATAACAACAGCTCTcagcattaacacacacacacttaccatcATCCTGAGCCGTACTTTACAAAGAGACATACTGATAAACTTCTCAGCATTTATCTGTCTAACAGACATCTGTAATTCTGTCGCAGCACTTTAGCTGAGCTTCTGAAGGAATAAACTTCATCCAAATGTTTCTTCTACAGCAGCGTCAGTGCTTTTAATGCAGTAGTAAAAGAGCATTTAGCTGACAGTGTGTGAGTTTGATCCTTGACAATGCTCTCTAGCTACACAAGATGCAGTAATATAGCAATATATTTTGAATCAGTTGGAATCAAACACTGCGATTGCTCATGCAACTGTTCAAATAACAGGAGGTTAAATGCTTCACATGCAACACTGATGTCATTCTTGCAATCCACTTTTGTGCATAAATATAGCAGCTTCTGGCAGACAGGTTACATGATGAGTCAAAGAAAGGAACAGAACAGTTGATATTGCAGTCTATTTAACTCACTTTTTTGTgagaaatgcattattttattcagcaaggatgcattaaattgatcaaaagtgacagtgaagacaatTTTAATgccacaaaatgtttatatttcaaattaggtggattttctattcatcagtgaatcctgaaaaataaagtgcatcacagtttctacaaaaactATTCGTCACCacatctgttttcagcattgataataatcagaaatgtttcttgagcagcaaatcagcatattttcatgatttctgaagatcatgtgacactgaagactggaggaatgatgctgaaaatacagctgtgcatcaggaataaattatattttatatattcacttaatttgctattttaaattgtaataatatttcataaatactgGTGCATTtacagttttgatcaaataaatgcagcctttgggaACAGAAAATacttttccaaaaacatttttaaaagcctTAAACTTTTGAATCTCTAATATAGGAAGTGAATTTGTATAttgaaagaaataaatgaatacaattttaaatgcttttaaaaattattaaaatatatatatattaaaaattatacaaaaatgccccaaaaatatatattaaaacatctttttaaataggtttaaaaatatatttaaataacaaaaatttcaTATGGATGCAAAAGCATGACTGATTCGAGTTACAATGCCCACAATGctcatgtataaataaataaatatttgagagTTGCAAAACAGAATAATCAAAGTCtaactcacaattttgagtttctGTACAGCTTTATTTACCAAACACAGgtttaaaatgcaatgcaatactgATCCAGAGCAGATATGTTATTTTGTTAAGGTGTCTATAAGCCCACTGGCATGTTAAATATTTATCAAGCATAAGAATAACATGTACACATAATTCTCCAGGACATTAGCCTAATGAAGAAACACATTCTGTTTAGTTCTGATATGTCCTGATTCAGATATAAAAAGAAACACAAGGTGGGGCTGTAAAAGAGTCTTTAGGATCTACTTAATCAGAATAAAAACACCCCATTGGTTGATTTCTGTGATAAGGCATTACGATTGGTCCCTGTAGAGCTTGATGATTCACGATTGGTCTGTTCTGGTCCGTCCCTCCCACCAATCAAATGGAAAGATCACATGATTGGCTGAGGCTGATTGGTCTAACTGGGAAAAGTGGGCAGGTGAAATACAGCAGTTACAGAGCACATcacataataaatcaaaatactcaaattattacaaaaacaaattatcaaATGCACCTATCATGTTTAgcagcatacagtatatatatatatataaaaataaaaaaacagacaatttttttttcctcaatgagTGAATCTCATGAAAGCAATCTAAAAACTAAGATCAAGATTTttcatgaaaaacacattttcctttGCAACTAattaatgcaatgaaaaaaaaaatggcagtatTATTTAATGAACTATCTTTAAATTTAGgctaaaaaacacaaattaaagtaATGTGAATCtaatgagagtaaaaaaaaaatgagttcaaaatcttaatgcaaaatataattatacatattttggggggtggggggtatgTAAAATGTTACACGGaaatgttttcatgagattcaccccaAGAGACTgtgtgttaaaaaacaaaacaaaaaacatccatCATCACATGGAGTTTGTATTTTGGAGACTTAATGTGCAGTTAGTTGGTGAGAATAAAGTTGTTCTGTAAGTGTGACTGTGAAACAATGGTGTCTAAAATAGCGTGTTTATACTATCATGTTACAGTTACTTACAAGTAAAGCTATAAACACAATATGTCTAATTGCACTTCTGAGTGGAGTTATGGGTTTCCTGTTTTCCATGTGAGCCATGCACAAACCGTCCTCACCCACATCCTTCCATAAATcttccgctctctctctctatccttcCCGTAAAAGCTGGGCGTCCATAATGGAGAGGAACAGATACGAGAACACGACTTAAAACTGGCAGCAGTGAAATAGGATCATGTCCATTTTTAACATCATGTTCAGAGCCTGAAGCGTTTAACATCTCCGGCTCTGTGCAAAACACAACTTCCTGCTTCTGGGACTcattaaaaacagaaagaaataacAAAACAGTGTTATGAAGTATGTCATCAACGCAAATGTCAGGTCATCTGAAATCAGCGCCAAACCGGATTAGGAGGTGTGACTTGTGAGGAATTGAACCTTAATACTACAGTGAGGTAATAACCTCCCAATCAGATCAGAGGGCGTGGCTTCAGAATAACGTCAACATTGCAAATGTCAGGTCATCTACAGCCAACGCCCAATCAGATCCAAGGGGCGTGGCTTCTGAAAAATGTGTCATCAATGCAAAAGACTAAGGGGTGTGGCTTGAGAAGAATTTATAATTAAAGCTATACTGAAGTCGTCTGCCCCCAATCAGATCAATGGGCGTGGTTTTAGAAGACTTTATCAATGATGCAAAAGTGAGGTCATGTGACAGCATCTGCAGTCAGCACCCAATCAGATCAGGGGTGTGgcttcagaaaaatgtataattgatgCGAAAGTTAGTTTGTTCCCAGTCAGATCAATAGACGCGGCTTCAAAAGAATTTGTCATCGATACGAAAGTGAGGTCGCGTGACATCGTCTGGATTGATGAAGACTGAGATAGACTTCCCAGGATTCTCCGTGACCAGCTGCTGGAGTTTCTTCGCGAGCCGGTCGTCCGGTTGCTGATCCGTTCCGGTGTCGGACAGAGGAGATGACAGGTTTGAGCTTCCTCCGCGCCAATGGAGCTCAAGCGTGAGTCGTGACGCGGCTTTTGCGTGTTCGATCGCGCTGCGCAAGTGTTCTGCTGGGTCGGAGCGCACAGACGACAACTTACGCGCATGCAACATGGCCGTGTCGTCGCTGAGGTGCTCTAGCATGTTGCATTGCGGGATAAAGTAATTCGGACAGGTTTTATTCACCAAGCAGTGCTGCAAGTCATCGATCAACCCGAGCAAAAAGTGCGCGGCGTAATCTTCCTGCGCCAAGTATGTATGCGGCAGGCGGTCGCAGGCCCAAAGCATGAGCGAGCGCAGATGATACGGACTGATGGCTTTGGGTCGAGAGAGAAGTTTAATAATCAGAGCTTTACAAGCCTGGTACGCCTGCATGAGACTCGCAGAGATGCACTTCTTCAGCTGCACCTCGCTGCGCGCAAACGACAAGCGCCATTCGTTTTCCTTCTGGCCTGTTGAGGAGCACGCAGGCAGCAAATAAAACCCGCTAATCACTTCCTCCTCCGTGATTTTCCCGTCCCAAAAATGGTTTTCCATTAGCCAGCTTTGGGCCACCGCTGGCCATCCTTTAAACGAGACTACTGGAACCACATCGTACAGCATCCGACTGCCTCCGACGCCCAAAATGATGGAGATTATGGTTGCGTTGCGCTCAACCTTTTCAACCCGAGGGACGCCGCGCTGAGGCTTCTTCTGAATCTCCGCTAGGACCATACTAATGGACTCGTAGAACCAGTCGGCCACCAGCGTGGGCGAGAAAAAGTAATTGGTGGCACCGTTAACATGGTCTACAACCGTACAACAGTCCTTCCACTTGTTGATGGTTCCCTCGTCAAACAGACGCAGGCTGAGCCAGGAGTGGCAGAGCGCCGACTGACGCATGTCTAGCGTGACCGGCTGGTTTCTGTCGTGGAGTTTGAGCGCGGGAACCAGTAACGTGAAGTCCATGTCGTAATCAGTTCCCCGCGCGTACACCGTCAACTCATCCAGATCCATGTCAATCACACCTTCCCGTACGCCGCCGGACAACAGCAGGTACTCGTTTGCAACCGGAAGCTTCTGGTCCAACTTCTGCACCATGCCtgaaaacaggaaatgacatcattagAGAAGGACAGATTTTGAGTTCTTCTACAAAGTAGACAAAACAGACTACATTTCCTTGTAAAAGGGAACATATTTgaccataaatacagtaaaatgtttttcatgACAAAAAGAAAGCTATTCCAAGTGGAAAATGTATCCCAAAGAACGTTAATTCACGAAATCTTGTGTGTTGCCTTAcacatatttgcattttaattaaattaatgaatataaagaGCATGCATGAAATTAATCCAACTAATATTTTatggtttataataattaaagaaGAAGAAACATAATTCATGTCTTGGTTGAACGTACAAAGCAcatcacattataaaaaaataataataaacatatatatatatttttttttaatctcatgaAATCGCGCTTAAAAGCCTACTTTAGTATCATTCATTCCACATCAAATCTCACAAACTTAATGTGAAAAGTATATTACATAAAATTGCTAAGCTAAGAGAACGAAGTGTTGCTACACAAAACTACATTTCTTAATAAAGCAATTGACACAAAGGTTAAGCAACAGAGCACATGCAATAGAGTCTATAAAACTATTCCTACACAAACACAAGAACATTCCAGACCTGACAAACAGTCCACAGACTCCTGAAGAAAATAATCCCCAGTAACACCTGAGCTCAAGCTCGTGATTCAGCCAGTGACTCGGGGGTATTAAAACCTCCCGTCAGCAGGAGCAGAACCTCCAGAGACGCTCAGAAAACCCAAAACAACTTAGTgattcatgcatgtgtgtgtgccttTTACATATGAGCCCACAGCGAGTTCAACATTCAGAAATACACATTCAGACTCACAATTTGAGCATCTATCACAATAAGAGTGCAGTAAACTCAAGCTCAGTATGCTACAgggtcattcattcattctggtgaaagaaatacataaatgaagataaaaaaatatatatatattaaatatcatgGATTGATCCACTATTTTGTAGAAGGGGATCAAAATGATTATTTGCACATGGAGTTGCATTGAGATCCCTGACTGAAAAATGAGGATAGGAAAAGAAAAATTTAATGTGAAATTATATTGAGATACttttaatacttcttgagttgCAAGCATGCATActtctgaaaaatatattttttggcacTCGGATAGGTATGTTCTGATGGAAACCAGATGCATTTctaaaatttctaaaaataaaaatgttcttcagacATTCCTTTATTAAAGAAATGCACATTTGGTTTTTAACCACTTGAAATTGTGCATGGTTTAACATGCCACTTTTGAGATCCCCATATCTATGTAATCAAATCATGTTTGGCCTTAAAAATTAAGATTCCAAAAGAAAAATGTGTTAAGAACTAAAATTTAAAAGGATATTCAGAAATCTTTAATAATTCTTGAACTACAAGCATGCTTTTTTGGTCTCAGGTGAAAATCAACATTTTGACCATCCTCTACAAATAGTGTATTAAgcagtaaatattaattaatggtATTTAATAATTTGGCTTTCATcatacttctttttttactttatacagaaaaaaaaaactaatggatTCAAACATTTTAGCAGGAGACGTTTCTGAACTTCGGTTGATTTGACACAGAATGACCCAGCAGCAATCGCAACCCACTTTACTTTCATAATGTGACTTGAAGAAGTAAACGCAGTCAGTTGTGATTTCTGTTCTCCATGCAGCACAGATGAGTGTATGAGTGCATGGATGAGTAAACCCGTGTGAGACAGAGAGTCAGTGCTCGGCCCTGAGGCTCaaacacgctcactgctgctgaaCTCATGCGTCCGGACAGATCTCTGCTGCTGAGATCTTCTGCTTCACAGTGCATTGCTTCTGTTCAGCGTCTCTGAGACTTTAACTCTTTAAGGTATAAATGCAGCGTTTATGTGCTATTTTTATGCAGTGATGCTCTTTCTAATGGCACCACATTACTACTAATTTGGTGGCACTTATTATTTACACATTCTGTTTTTTACAACCATTTTCACTTCAAAACATATTCAGACCTACATTTCATATACAGAAATCTTGaatgcatgcatatttttttcatgcatttggaCAGTGTTtaacataaataatattaaacctaatgtgatgcatatttttaAGTCATAAATCAGTGAACAGGTCAGGCCCGATTTGGGCctaaatattttatagtatacAATCAtaggctgcaaaaaaaaaacagcatttagttttatttgcatgcttaaagcttgtttatttttattattattcatatgttaatattttagtagggtttgtgcatttgtttttactttgttaaaatgtatttattcatttatttattaaaggttTGCTAATGTTATTCATGTTTGGCTGtttcattattcatttaattatttgcttGCATGTCTGTGattttgttaaagtttttaatcaattattatatttgaaataatttccatttaattCTATTCCTTGTTAAACTTTTCATATTTGCCCCGTTTTTCCTTCCGATAATCAACCAAAGCAAGCTATGTGTCATTAAAGGTGAAAATGTATGtctttaagtttaattttatggCTTCAAACGTGCATTTTTGCTCTTTCTGTAGCGTGACAGCCACTGCTGACCTTCCACTTTCACTAAATGGATACAGAGAGGCTTGGGAATTGTGCATTTCCCCTTTGTTTTCAAATGAATATAGAAAGTCATACAGCCATGAGTAAACAATGGCAGTAAGAGATGCAAGTAAATAAATGgcagaatataattttttggaCTTAACTGTTGTTTGAACAGTAAGCAGATTGCCTGAATTTGTCAGCTCATGCACATAAAGCACCTGAATAACAGCGCAAACCCGAGTTGAGGGTGTTGAAGCTGCAAACACACCCAAACAGACCGAAGCGCGTGACAAAGACAAACAGACGCACTGCACGCGCAAAAGCGCACTTTCCTTTcagatgcatgcatgcatgtgctgCTTTGTGTCGGAATAGAGCTCTTTCTCACCGAGCATGGAGAAGATGAAGTCCTTGGCCGTGTGGATCTCGAGCGCACGCTGGTCGTCGTACTCGCGCTGCTCGTACTTGCTGAATTCGGCGATCAGCCGGTTAAGCTCCTCGGTCCTGGTTCCGGACCTGAAGTCCAGTTCGGGGGAGTGCGGGATGTGTTTGGTGCTGCTCGGGGTGGCGGTGGGGCTACTACCAGCTGAACCAGCCCGGCTGGAGAGCGCAGGCGCCGCCATGTTCGCGAGAAGGACACGGTGGAACCGAAGCAGCGGAGCGCACGCGCTGTACTGTGATGCGCACCGGAGCGCAGCTGCACACCGACGCTGATTTCTGTTCTTTACTAGTCATGCACGTGCTGAAACACCGCCTCtgcaaataaataactaaaaatatactAACATCATATttgaaaactaaaacaataaaaaaaaataataaaaaaacacgaatacaaataaaatgcggCCACATAGacctttaattaataaattacaaaaaataatgaataaagaaaataatacaattaaaaaacaaacaaactcaaaacCTGCTACAATATTAAAAAATGAGTCAAATAAATATGCACGCATGCAACAAAAATAAATTCCTTccgataaaaatataaattacagcaaatttttcatatataatacaAACAAATATGCATAATCTGCCACataatgaatgaaaaattaacaaattctcaaaatatataaattattaaatttaataaataaactaaaaattcGTAAAATAATACGAATTAAATGTAACCTGCTACAGTAATAAATGAGTGAAATAAACAAA
Above is a genomic segment from Carassius auratus strain Wakin unplaced genomic scaffold, ASM336829v1 scaf_tig00034768, whole genome shotgun sequence containing:
- the LOC113081650 gene encoding protein MB21D2, which gives rise to MAAPALSSRAGSAGSSPTATPSSTKHIPHSPELDFRSGTRTEELNRLIAEFSKYEQREYDDQRALEIHTAKDFIFSMLGMVQKLDQKLPVANEYLLLSGGVREGVIDMDLDELTVYARGTDYDMDFTLLVPALKLHDRNQPVTLDMRQSALCHSWLSLRLFDEGTINKWKDCCTVVDHVNGATNYFFSPTLVADWFYESISMVLAEIQKKPQRGVPRVEKVERNATIISIILGVGGSRMLYDVVPVVSFKGWPAVAQSWLMENHFWDGKITEEEVISGFYLLPACSSTGQKENEWRLSFARSEVQLKKCISASLMQAYQACKALIIKLLSRPKAISPYHLRSLMLWACDRLPHTYLAQEDYAAHFLLGLIDDLQHCLVNKTCPNYFIPQCNMLEHLSDDTAMLHARKLSSVRSDPAEHLRSAIEHAKAASRLTLELHWRGGSSNLSSPLSDTGTDQQPDDRLAKKLQQLVTENPGKSISVFINPDDVTRPHFRIDDKFF